The genomic stretch CTGCAGCTGTCGCTGTCCTGGCCGTGCCGCTCGTAGCCTCGCCCGCGCAGGCCGACACCGTCCGGGCGAAGCCGTATTACGAATCCGGCAATTACGCCGTGCAGTTCCTCGGTACCGTCAGCTCCGACGGCGCCGGCAAGTACCGGATCCAAGGTACGCTCTACGCCACCTGCCCGAGCAGTATTGTTCCCCCCGAAGTCACACTGGGCTACGGCGCGAACAGCGGCGGATGGCACTACGAGACCTTCGCCTGTAACGGCGACAAGATCCCCGCGACCATCGACATCACCGGTGACCGGCCCAGCGGGGACAAGGTCGATCTGATCGTCGGCGCCGCCGGAGGAATCCTGCACACGTGGGGGTACGGCAAGAAGGTCATCGTCGACCCCGGCGTCTGATCTCCGGCCGTACGAAGCCCCCGCTGGAGCACCTTCCGGCGGGGGCCTTCCGCATGGAGGTGCCGACGGCGCTGGTTGTTGCAGCCCTTCCCCTGACAGGTGTGCCTCGGGCGTCCCTCCTGGGGTGTGGGGACCCAACGAATTACTGCTCTGGCCTGGGATTTATCGCCCAGTGCGGGGTCCTAGTCGGTCGGACGTCTCGTCCGGGGCCGTTTGCGTGAGCGGTGCGTGAATGGACGGGGAGTTGTCTCCCTGCCATCGTCCGACGGATCAGCATCATCCGGTACGGACTCCGGACCGGGCTTCTCGGCGTCATCGGGCTCCGGCTCCGCTTCAAGAGCGGGTGCCGGGGTGCGCGGTTAGCGTGGCGGCATGGCATACGACGAAGTGCTGGCGGAGCGGATCAAGGAACGGCTTGAGCCCTCGGGGGTGACCGCGAAGAAGATGTTCGGCGGGATCACCTTCCTTCTTCAGGGCAATGCGCTGGCCAATCTGTACGACGAGGGTCTGATGGTGCGGGTCGGGCCTGACGGGATGGACGAGGCGCTGTCCCGTCCCGGCACCAAGCAGCTGGTGTTCCGCGGCAAGGAGTAGAAGGGCTGGGTGGTCCTGGCGGAGGAGACCCTCGACGACGACGTGCTGGACGACTGGCTGAAGTGGGCCGTGGACGTCACAGCGGAACTCCCGCCCAAGTGATCCGACCCGCCAGTCCACCTGCGTCCCAGCTGACCTCGTCACCTTCTACGACAGCATCGGCGACGTCACCTGGGCGGACGTCGGCGACGGCTACTTTCACATCACCGTGAGACCAGGCATGTAGCTGGACCCACGGTGATCGCACCACAGTTCATCAGGGCCGGCAGGACGGCCGGACGCTGAGCAGCTCGGTCCGCAGCACGGGCGTGCCGTCGACAGGCGCCGGGTCCTGCGTAGTTGGCTCGATGCCGCCAGCAGCGATCTTGTCGAGCGTCTTCAGGCCGGCGGTACCGACCGTGCCGAACACCGTGTAGTTCGGTCGCAGCGCGGAGTCTTCGTAGACGACGAAGAACTGCGAACCGTTCGTGTTCGGCCCGGCGTTGGCCATCGCCAGCACACCGCGCCCGTAAAGGCGACGGACGCCGGTCGGATCGCTCGGTGCCGGCGGCAGGTCCACCGGCAGCTCGTCCTTGTACTCGTACCCCGGCCCACCC from Streptomyces roseochromogenus subsp. oscitans DS 12.976 encodes the following:
- a CDS encoding TfoX/Sxy family protein; this encodes MAYDEVLAERIKERLEPSGVTAKKMFGGITFLLQGNALANLYDEGLMVRVGPDGMDEALSRPGTKQLVFRGKE